From a single Deltaproteobacteria bacterium genomic region:
- a CDS encoding hydrogenase iron-sulfur subunit, which translates to MRRRWCELHVTHGKLKEKPKIGVFVCHCGLNIGGVVDVQKVADFAATLPDVAFASANLYTCSQPGQEEIKKAIREKDLNRVVVASCTPRLHEPTFRAACEQSGLNPYLFEMANIREHCSWVHLYDKEGATQKAMDLVQMAVTRSRLLEPQVESSVPVIDRALVIGGGVAGIQAALDLADSGFKVYLVERTASIGGRMAQIDKTFPTMDCSICILAPKMAEVGRHPNIELLTMSEVEKVEGYVGNFRVKVRRKARYVTDDCTSCGDCVKECPQLAPDEFNEGLSTRRAIFIPFAQAVPSSYVIDMDLCLNKEGIVACDKCFHACKARCIDFSQKEEELELDVGAIIVATGVDVYDPSPLTEIGYRRFPNVITSLEFERLINAGGPSQGNLIRPSDQTAPKRVAFLQCIGSRSTRANKYCSNICCMNTIKDSLLIKEHWPETEIKVFYIDIRAFGKGFEDLFRRARREGVEFIRGIPGEIIEDPETHDLTLIGENMLLGEWYKYQVDMAILSVGIEPRRDSKHLQQILNLSTGKDGFFLEAHPKLRPVDTATSGIFLAGGAEGPKDIKDSVTQASAAASRAGILMTRGEVKVEAITARADPEKCTGCGMCVEVCPYKAIRKDDETGVIHIIEASCAGCGTCAAECRFGAIKMRHYSDEQIYAQIASVTRQASEKKIVAFCCNWCSYAGADFAGVSRIQYPSQVRIIRTMCSGRVSMDFIRFAFARGAGAVLVSGCHPADCHYINANMQTEKRVKRLWKEMQKKGLDVDRLQLAWISAAEGRRFAGVIQKMADHLEQVSGKELQKTRAAYEKFLGKEP; encoded by the coding sequence ATGAGAAGGAGATGGTGCGAGTTGCACGTAACACATGGTAAATTGAAAGAAAAGCCGAAAATTGGCGTCTTTGTATGTCATTGCGGACTGAACATCGGCGGCGTGGTGGATGTACAGAAAGTGGCCGATTTCGCCGCGACACTTCCGGATGTGGCATTCGCTTCCGCAAATCTCTACACGTGCTCTCAGCCGGGCCAGGAGGAGATAAAAAAGGCCATTCGGGAAAAGGATCTCAATCGGGTGGTGGTTGCCTCGTGCACACCCCGTCTTCACGAACCCACTTTCAGGGCGGCGTGTGAGCAAAGCGGATTGAATCCCTATCTGTTCGAGATGGCCAACATCCGGGAACACTGCTCGTGGGTGCACCTCTACGACAAAGAGGGCGCGACTCAAAAGGCCATGGACCTGGTTCAGATGGCCGTGACGCGATCGAGGCTTCTGGAGCCACAGGTCGAAAGCTCCGTTCCCGTAATCGATCGGGCGCTGGTGATCGGCGGTGGAGTTGCCGGCATTCAGGCCGCCCTGGATTTGGCGGACTCCGGGTTCAAGGTCTACCTCGTGGAACGCACTGCGAGCATCGGCGGCCGTATGGCCCAGATCGACAAGACGTTTCCCACCATGGACTGTTCTATTTGTATACTCGCCCCGAAAATGGCGGAGGTGGGTCGGCATCCCAACATTGAATTGCTTACCATGAGTGAAGTGGAGAAGGTGGAAGGGTATGTAGGCAATTTTAGAGTGAAAGTAAGACGTAAAGCCCGTTACGTGACGGATGACTGCACCTCTTGCGGGGATTGCGTCAAGGAATGCCCCCAACTTGCTCCCGATGAATTTAACGAGGGTCTCTCGACACGTCGCGCCATTTTCATCCCTTTCGCTCAGGCCGTGCCCTCGTCGTATGTGATCGACATGGATCTATGCCTGAATAAAGAAGGGATCGTGGCGTGCGACAAGTGTTTTCACGCCTGCAAAGCCCGTTGTATTGACTTCTCCCAAAAGGAGGAAGAACTCGAACTGGACGTCGGCGCCATCATCGTGGCCACCGGGGTGGATGTGTATGATCCTTCTCCCCTCACGGAAATCGGGTACCGCAGGTTTCCCAATGTCATTACCAGTCTTGAGTTCGAACGACTCATCAATGCCGGCGGTCCCTCTCAGGGAAATTTGATCCGGCCTTCGGACCAGACGGCGCCCAAAAGGGTGGCCTTTCTTCAGTGCATCGGCTCCCGATCCACTCGCGCCAACAAATATTGCAGCAATATCTGCTGCATGAACACCATCAAAGATTCCCTGTTGATCAAAGAGCACTGGCCCGAAACGGAGATCAAAGTTTTCTATATCGATATACGCGCGTTCGGAAAGGGCTTCGAAGACCTGTTTCGACGGGCAAGGCGGGAGGGCGTCGAATTCATTCGCGGCATTCCCGGAGAGATCATCGAGGACCCGGAAACCCACGACCTCACTCTTATCGGTGAAAATATGCTCCTGGGCGAGTGGTATAAGTACCAGGTGGATATGGCGATCCTGAGCGTAGGCATCGAACCCCGGAGGGACAGTAAGCATCTCCAGCAAATCTTGAATCTTTCGACGGGGAAAGACGGCTTCTTTCTTGAAGCTCATCCCAAACTCAGACCGGTGGACACGGCCACGAGCGGCATCTTTTTGGCCGGCGGCGCGGAAGGACCGAAGGACATTAAGGACAGCGTCACTCAGGCCAGCGCGGCCGCCAGCCGGGCGGGCATTCTCATGACTCGGGGCGAGGTGAAGGTCGAGGCCATTACCGCTCGCGCGGACCCCGAGAAGTGCACCGGTTGCGGGATGTGCGTCGAAGTGTGCCCGTATAAGGCGATTCGTAAGGACGACGAAACGGGAGTCATCCATATTATTGAAGCCTCGTGCGCCGGGTGCGGAACGTGCGCCGCCGAATGCCGATTCGGGGCCATCAAAATGCGTCACTACAGCGACGAGCAAATCTATGCTCAGATCGCTTCCGTAACCCGACAAGCCTCGGAAAAGAAAATCGTGGCTTTCTGTTGCAACTGGTGCTCGTATGCCGGCGCTGACTTTGCCGGGGTGAGCCGAATTCAATATCCTTCCCAGGTGCGCATTATTCGAACCATGTGCTCGGGAAGGGTCAGCATGGATTTCATCCGGTTTGCCTTTGCCCGGGGAGCCGGCGCGGTGCTGGTCAGTGGCTGCCACCCGGCGGATTGCCACTATATCAACGCCAACATGCAGACGGAAAAGCGGGTAAAGCGGCTCTGGAAGGAGATGCAGAAAAAAGGGCTCGACGTTGATCGTTTACAGCTGGCTTGGATCAGCGCAGCCGAGGGGCGCCGTTTTGCGGGGGTCATCCAAAAGATGGCGGATCACCTCGAGCAGGTTTCCGGGAAAGAGCTTCAAAAGACCCGTGCTGCATACGAGAAGTTTCTCGGGAAGGAGCCTTGA
- a CDS encoding 4Fe-4S dicluster domain-containing protein, translating to MSVKKVWTIFDRSQLYECYECSRCSGSCPATLAHHGLGPRKILLKCLQQGQEAVIEDPAIWYCTTCMVCQDRCPQEINIPELLTGL from the coding sequence ATGTCCGTCAAAAAGGTATGGACCATATTCGATCGAAGCCAGCTTTATGAATGCTATGAGTGTTCCAGATGCAGTGGAAGCTGTCCGGCTACTCTGGCCCACCATGGCTTGGGACCGCGGAAAATCTTGCTCAAATGCCTTCAGCAGGGCCAGGAGGCCGTCATCGAAGACCCCGCCATCTGGTACTGTACCACTTGTATGGTGTGCCAAGATCGGTGTCCGCAGGAAATCAACATACCGGAACTGTTGACCGGGCTCTGA
- a CDS encoding CoB--CoM heterodisulfide reductase subunit B, producing MSLKYAFFPGCVIPTKYPHFERATRAVAEILNVELVDLPFSCCPPTSNMKLVHYDSWLALAVRNLCIAEEQGLNILTTCTGCVSTLKEANHIMQERPNRRRKVNRILKKVGKQYEGTIQIKHLLDALYDDVGLDAIAEKCVYNLNMKIACHYGCHLFRPSYILYPEFLSPAHSYVPTSMEEIIEVLGGEPVDFMRRFLCCGYPLGANVDEDGSYDILREKLHYINASSAELISVACASCFEQFELGQVMIKKKYKESYEFPTLYISQLIGLAMGLGHKELGLKEHIHKVKRLLPKLEERGDEKRASI from the coding sequence ATGTCATTAAAATACGCCTTTTTTCCCGGTTGCGTCATTCCGACAAAATATCCGCATTTTGAACGTGCTACAAGGGCTGTGGCCGAGATCTTGAATGTAGAGCTCGTGGACTTGCCTTTCAGCTGCTGTCCGCCCACTTCCAACATGAAACTCGTGCATTACGATTCATGGTTGGCCCTGGCGGTGCGTAACCTCTGTATAGCCGAAGAGCAGGGTTTGAATATCTTGACGACGTGCACCGGCTGCGTCAGCACGCTCAAAGAGGCGAACCATATTATGCAGGAAAGGCCGAATCGGCGTCGCAAGGTGAACCGCATACTCAAGAAGGTTGGAAAACAGTACGAAGGCACCATACAAATCAAACACTTGCTGGACGCGCTCTATGACGACGTCGGTCTGGACGCCATTGCCGAAAAGTGCGTGTACAACTTGAATATGAAGATCGCGTGCCACTATGGCTGCCACCTGTTTCGACCCTCCTACATCCTTTATCCGGAATTCCTGTCTCCCGCGCACAGCTATGTACCCACCTCGATGGAAGAGATCATCGAGGTTTTAGGCGGGGAGCCCGTAGATTTCATGCGGAGGTTCTTGTGTTGCGGGTATCCTCTGGGTGCAAACGTGGACGAAGACGGTTCGTACGACATCCTTCGCGAGAAACTGCACTACATCAACGCCTCGAGCGCGGAACTCATTTCGGTTGCGTGCGCATCGTGCTTCGAGCAGTTCGAATTGGGCCAGGTGATGATCAAAAAGAAGTACAAAGAGAGCTATGAATTTCCCACGTTGTATATTTCTCAGCTGATAGGCCTGGCCATGGGGTTGGGGCACAAAGAGCTGGGGCTCAAAGAACACATCCATAAAGTCAAAAGACTTCTCCCCAAGCTGGAAGAACGGGGCGACGAGAAACGAGCCTCCATATAG
- a CDS encoding cob(I)yrinic acid a,c-diamide adenosyltransferase produces the protein MYENQKYEPGKRRRKGLVHSVFGTGPGKTSRAVGLAVRMVGAGGKVTFVQFMKSGDSAEVGVLKQLPGMQYLCPGTMPFILPKGPKAEHYNHAQKAMAWSYEHSRNECDLLICDEILDALYFNLVKPDQLKELIVGKREETELVLTGAFLPQEVAALSDYVTQLIQIKHPYYTGVDARKGIEY, from the coding sequence GTGTACGAAAATCAGAAATACGAACCCGGTAAGAGACGCAGGAAAGGCTTGGTCCACTCTGTCTTCGGAACAGGACCCGGCAAAACAAGCCGGGCCGTGGGTCTGGCCGTGCGAATGGTTGGCGCCGGCGGCAAGGTCACGTTCGTTCAATTCATGAAATCCGGGGATTCGGCGGAGGTGGGGGTCCTGAAACAACTGCCGGGGATGCAATACCTCTGTCCCGGGACGATGCCTTTCATTTTGCCCAAAGGACCCAAGGCGGAACACTACAATCATGCTCAGAAAGCGATGGCCTGGTCATATGAACACTCGCGGAACGAGTGTGACCTTCTGATCTGCGACGAGATTCTAGATGCTTTGTACTTCAATCTGGTGAAACCGGATCAGCTGAAGGAACTGATTGTGGGGAAACGGGAGGAAACGGAGCTGGTTCTCACTGGAGCCTTTTTGCCGCAGGAGGTCGCGGCGCTTTCGGACTATGTAACTCAATTGATCCAGATCAAGCATCCCTATTACACAGGCGTCGACGCGCGAAAGGGGATTGAGTATTAG
- a CDS encoding TrpB-like pyridoxal phosphate-dependent enzyme yields MEQVKVFLNEADMPTQWYNILADMPTPMKPPLHPGTGQPVGPDDLAPIFPMKLIEQEVSSERWIDIPEEVLGIYKIWRPTPLYRARRLEKVLKAPVRIYYKNEGVSPPGSHKPNTAVAQAYYNKMAGTKRIATETGAGQWGSALAFACNFFGIECRVYMVKVSYHQKPYRRLMMETWGANCVASPSSDTNAGRKILQQNPDSPGSLGIAISEAIEDAVSSGGASKYSLGSVLNHVLLHQTIIGLEAQKQMRMLNEYPDVVIGCAGGGSNFAGLCLPYVRDKIGGKQIQIIGAEPTSCPTMTRGPFAYDFGDTLQTTPLLAMYTLGHDFIPAPIHAGGLRYHGMAPIISHLVHEGLVEARAYDNLKTFEAGVQWARTEGFIPAPETNHALACILDVARQAKEEGKEKVILANWSGHGIVDLMAYDAYFSGKLTDYKLPDEEIQRALEAIKGFPPAE; encoded by the coding sequence ATGGAACAGGTAAAGGTGTTTCTCAATGAAGCTGACATGCCCACGCAATGGTACAACATATTGGCGGATATGCCGACTCCCATGAAGCCGCCATTGCACCCGGGCACTGGTCAGCCGGTGGGTCCTGACGATCTGGCCCCCATTTTTCCGATGAAATTAATTGAACAGGAGGTCAGCTCCGAGCGTTGGATTGACATTCCTGAAGAAGTGCTTGGCATCTATAAGATTTGGCGCCCCACCCCCTTGTACAGGGCGCGCCGTTTGGAGAAGGTGCTGAAAGCCCCGGTTCGTATCTATTATAAGAACGAAGGAGTCAGCCCTCCGGGATCACACAAGCCTAACACGGCCGTTGCTCAGGCCTATTACAACAAGATGGCCGGAACAAAACGGATTGCCACCGAGACCGGAGCCGGTCAGTGGGGAAGCGCGCTTGCGTTTGCCTGTAATTTTTTCGGCATCGAATGCCGGGTATACATGGTAAAAGTCAGCTACCACCAGAAACCGTACCGCCGCCTGATGATGGAGACCTGGGGAGCGAATTGCGTCGCGAGCCCCAGTTCGGATACCAATGCCGGACGAAAGATTCTGCAACAAAACCCGGATTCGCCGGGAAGCCTGGGCATTGCGATCAGTGAAGCGATTGAAGACGCCGTATCGAGCGGAGGAGCATCCAAATACTCTTTGGGCAGCGTGTTGAATCATGTCCTTCTGCACCAGACCATCATCGGATTGGAAGCCCAAAAACAGATGCGCATGTTGAACGAATATCCGGACGTGGTGATCGGATGCGCCGGAGGGGGGAGCAATTTTGCAGGCCTCTGCCTGCCGTACGTCCGGGACAAGATCGGTGGGAAACAGATCCAGATTATTGGAGCCGAGCCCACAAGCTGTCCAACCATGACCCGAGGGCCTTTCGCTTACGACTTCGGCGACACGCTCCAAACCACCCCGCTCCTGGCCATGTACACCCTGGGGCACGACTTTATCCCGGCTCCGATTCATGCCGGAGGTCTTCGCTACCACGGCATGGCTCCCATCATCAGCCATCTGGTTCACGAAGGTCTGGTGGAAGCGAGAGCATACGATAACCTGAAAACGTTTGAAGCCGGTGTTCAATGGGCAAGAACGGAAGGCTTCATACCGGCCCCCGAGACCAACCACGCCCTGGCTTGTATCCTGGACGTAGCCAGGCAGGCAAAAGAAGAGGGCAAGGAAAAGGTCATTCTGGCCAACTGGAGCGGACACGGCATTGTGGATCTGATGGCGTACGATGCATACTTCTCCGGAAAACTGACCGACTACAAGCTTCCAGACGAAGAGATTCAACGGGCGTTGGAAGCGATCAAGGGTTTCCCACCGGCTGAATAG
- the dnaA gene encoding chromosomal replication initiator protein DnaA: MEQLWTQLKGSLKSQMPPHRYQLWIEPIKFVDGSDGKLTIGCPNRFFINWIRDNYLPVFQEELSRAVVAPPEIRLEVLKPKDIRPRKDSAEPSSRTNGCQLILPAMSEPISCRPLLNPAFTFDRFVTGASNHFAYNAAKNVSEGMDQGVSLVYLLSSTGLGKSHLCQAISREILSREPQSRVHYLTTEDFINEMILSLKLKRMDTFKEKYRRCCDVLLLEEIHFLGGKSKTQDEFAFTLDALINSNKKVVLTSSKLPKDISDMHDGLRSRLNSGLMVRIGSPDFETRVRILDKKARTFKVPTPREILEFVAEHIRDDVRELESSLICLNAKSSLEGRPINLELAQEVVQGFVENKKSVSAETIQEFVAGQFNLDVEDLKSKSRKANIVFPRSVAMHLCRKYTNFTLDAIGKSFNRNHASVLYALNSLQKKMRKNYKTKHQVNLLERKLKDLFLAETLRVGKNTRVH; the protein is encoded by the coding sequence ATGGAACAGCTGTGGACTCAGCTAAAGGGATCGTTGAAGAGCCAGATGCCCCCGCACAGGTACCAGCTCTGGATCGAACCCATCAAATTTGTGGACGGTTCAGACGGAAAACTGACGATCGGATGCCCTAACAGGTTTTTTATTAATTGGATTCGGGACAATTACCTGCCTGTCTTTCAGGAGGAGCTGTCCAGGGCCGTTGTAGCGCCTCCGGAGATACGCCTCGAGGTGTTAAAGCCGAAGGATATAAGACCTCGGAAGGACTCGGCGGAACCGTCAAGCCGAACAAACGGCTGCCAACTGATTCTGCCCGCCATGTCGGAACCGATTTCCTGCAGGCCGCTTCTGAATCCGGCATTCACGTTCGACCGGTTCGTGACCGGAGCGAGCAATCATTTTGCTTACAATGCGGCAAAAAACGTTTCGGAAGGCATGGATCAAGGGGTGAGTCTGGTCTACTTATTATCCTCCACAGGTTTGGGCAAGAGTCACCTGTGTCAAGCCATCAGCAGAGAAATTCTCAGCCGGGAGCCCCAAAGCCGTGTGCATTATCTGACTACGGAAGACTTCATTAATGAAATGATTTTGTCGTTGAAACTGAAACGAATGGATACCTTCAAAGAGAAGTATCGACGCTGTTGTGATGTCTTGCTGCTCGAGGAAATCCATTTCTTGGGCGGAAAGAGTAAAACCCAAGATGAATTTGCGTTTACTTTGGATGCACTTATCAATTCGAACAAAAAGGTCGTGCTTACGAGTTCCAAGCTTCCGAAAGACATCAGCGACATGCATGACGGGTTACGCTCGAGGCTAAACTCCGGGCTGATGGTCCGGATAGGTTCACCCGACTTTGAAACGAGGGTAAGGATTCTGGACAAGAAGGCAAGAACGTTCAAAGTCCCAACGCCCAGGGAAATACTGGAGTTTGTAGCTGAACATATCCGGGACGATGTCCGGGAGCTGGAAAGCAGCCTGATCTGTCTGAATGCCAAGTCTTCTCTGGAAGGCCGACCTATCAACCTGGAACTGGCCCAGGAGGTAGTGCAAGGCTTTGTGGAAAACAAGAAGTCGGTAAGTGCGGAAACCATTCAGGAATTTGTGGCCGGGCAGTTCAACCTGGACGTCGAGGATTTGAAATCCAAATCAAGAAAGGCAAATATTGTCTTTCCTCGCTCCGTAGCCATGCATCTCTGTCGGAAATACACGAACTTCACTCTGGATGCGATTGGAAAAAGTTTCAACCGGAACCATGCCAGCGTACTTTATGCATTGAACTCCCTGCAGAAAAAGATGCGGAAGAACTACAAAACCAAACATCAGGTCAATCTTCTGGAGCGAAAGTTGAAAGACCTGTTTTTGGCGGAGACGCTCAGAGTCGGTAAGAATACCAGGGTCCACTGA
- a CDS encoding FAD-binding protein, giving the protein MKSSTSDIKRELVSLLGEDRVLIRKEDLAVYGYDASGLRFMPWGVAFPDTAEHVGAIMRMANERRFYVIPRGSGTGMTGGSLPVKSGLILALSRMNRILRLDEENMVAIVEPGVITGHLQEQAERCGLFYPPDPASLHVSTIGGNVAECAGGARAVKYGVTRDYVLGLEAVLPTGERIKTGVETAKGVVGYDLTRLLIGSEGTLAVITKIALKLIPLPPHRKTLAASFRRLDQAASAVRDIMMSRIVPSVLEFMDRATVHCVEERLNLGLYKGAGAVIFAEVDGQQEDVKLQAAKLEEIAIRNEAHTIRIARDRSEEEEMWRFRRSISPALFHYAPHKVNEDIVVPRSRVPEMVLKIEEIGKEEDLLITTFGHAGDGNLHINIMLDKRDPEQSRRASNMADRIFRETIRLGGTLSGEHGVGITKAPFLSMEIDDLGQDVMKRIKKAFDPNGILNPGKIFLEGRKEEMVWKLFHLDD; this is encoded by the coding sequence ATGAAATCCTCAACGAGTGACATCAAACGAGAACTCGTCTCATTGCTGGGTGAAGACCGCGTATTGATCCGGAAAGAAGACCTGGCTGTATATGGATACGATGCCAGCGGACTCAGATTCATGCCCTGGGGCGTTGCCTTTCCGGACACGGCGGAACACGTCGGCGCCATAATGCGCATGGCGAATGAAAGACGTTTCTACGTAATTCCCCGGGGTTCGGGAACGGGCATGACGGGAGGCTCTTTACCGGTGAAGTCCGGCCTGATCTTAGCCCTGTCGCGCATGAATCGAATCCTGCGACTGGACGAAGAAAACATGGTCGCTATTGTGGAGCCGGGCGTGATTACCGGCCACCTTCAGGAACAGGCTGAGAGGTGCGGCCTGTTCTATCCTCCGGATCCGGCCAGTCTTCACGTTTCGACGATCGGAGGAAATGTCGCCGAGTGCGCGGGAGGGGCGCGGGCCGTCAAGTATGGGGTAACGCGCGACTACGTGCTGGGTCTGGAAGCAGTCCTGCCGACAGGGGAACGGATCAAAACCGGTGTCGAGACGGCCAAGGGGGTGGTCGGCTACGATCTGACCCGCCTCTTGATCGGTTCGGAAGGTACGTTGGCCGTAATCACCAAAATCGCTCTTAAATTGATTCCGTTGCCCCCTCACAGGAAAACGCTGGCAGCGTCTTTCCGGCGTCTGGACCAAGCCGCTTCCGCTGTTCGGGATATCATGATGTCCAGAATCGTGCCGTCCGTGCTCGAATTCATGGACAGGGCAACGGTGCACTGTGTGGAGGAACGCCTGAATCTCGGGTTGTACAAAGGCGCCGGAGCCGTGATTTTCGCCGAAGTCGACGGTCAGCAGGAAGACGTCAAACTTCAGGCCGCGAAACTCGAGGAAATTGCGATTCGCAACGAGGCCCATACAATTCGCATAGCGAGAGACCGATCGGAGGAAGAGGAAATGTGGCGGTTTCGGCGTTCCATTTCCCCGGCCCTCTTTCACTATGCCCCTCACAAAGTCAACGAAGACATCGTGGTGCCCAGAAGCCGCGTCCCGGAAATGGTGCTCAAAATCGAAGAGATTGGAAAAGAGGAGGATTTGTTGATCACCACGTTCGGGCACGCCGGAGACGGCAATCTCCATATCAATATCATGCTGGACAAGCGGGATCCGGAGCAATCCAGGCGTGCGAGCAACATGGCCGATCGGATTTTTCGTGAAACCATTCGACTCGGAGGGACGTTGTCAGGAGAACACGGCGTCGGGATTACAAAAGCTCCTTTCCTGAGCATGGAGATCGACGACCTGGGTCAAGACGTCATGAAGCGCATTAAGAAGGCCTTCGATCCGAACGGGATTCTCAATCCGGGCAAGATCTTCCTCGAAGGCCGCAAAGAGGAGATGGTCTGGAAACTTTTCCATCTGGACGACTAG
- a CDS encoding tetratricopeptide repeat protein, with the protein MMKSETKPKKKQKKQTRGRLSVEETANRTSLQAPASVGGAEKKAVSASAVGVSRWRRFVWMLPVLLGFLLYSGIYGNQLVHWDDVSMIEWAQNDPLSLSYVWEVMTKIGRTYQPLRDISYSIDVRLFGTDLWGYFLHNVLLYCLNIWLVYAIVRRLFQRFGSTQNALRQGPLENSSRDPLSPEGGVFAPRLVAALTACLFAAHPLHVESVAWLAARKEVLCGLFFFLSFWFFLRIDAWTGSKRYLGLGASFVSYLLASLSKPTAASLPLVILATDLILVRPSLEQWKKRIWIHIPFWVPAVGAALYFSFIAGTTKTILADLPLLQRLIDVNVVLSHYLKTLVAPVGLSARYAFDWSIPVTDPSVLIGAVFQLILAACFVLFLRRNRLVAFWIAWFYINFLPTSGIIPISIQAADRYIFISSLAFCCVVTMAALKVSDKAFARSKAVGRNVGPAFLVCVIAIFSVLSVRQSGIWRDDMTLWTHTAAVSPSDLSYYSLGEAYRRRNDLEQAKHYYQTSLNANPRFLQALNGLGNIMLLEKDIRKAESLYLKALEVDPEYRHAHRHLAIVYITLRDFDRALVHAEQAFRAYEHDSVLLDMLCLLYLRKGDSYKLREMATRLNAYESDRVNALIYLFRAYQGIGDTQGAMKFRSEAYELDPEKARKTERITAAAMKGYR; encoded by the coding sequence ATGATGAAGTCGGAGACAAAACCGAAGAAGAAGCAAAAGAAACAGACGCGAGGGAGGCTTTCCGTCGAAGAAACGGCAAACCGTACGTCGTTGCAGGCGCCGGCGTCCGTCGGAGGGGCGGAGAAGAAGGCCGTGTCCGCATCCGCGGTCGGGGTTTCGCGGTGGCGCCGCTTCGTCTGGATGTTACCGGTGTTGCTGGGGTTCCTTCTGTACAGCGGCATTTACGGCAATCAACTGGTACATTGGGACGACGTGAGCATGATCGAATGGGCCCAGAACGATCCCTTATCGTTGAGTTATGTCTGGGAGGTTATGACGAAGATCGGACGAACCTATCAGCCGTTAAGGGACATCTCCTATTCGATCGACGTAAGGCTTTTCGGGACGGACCTCTGGGGCTATTTCCTCCACAACGTGCTGCTCTACTGCCTGAACATCTGGCTGGTGTACGCCATCGTCAGACGCCTGTTTCAGAGATTCGGCTCGACCCAAAACGCCCTGCGGCAAGGCCCGCTCGAGAACTCGAGCAGGGATCCGTTGTCCCCGGAAGGGGGCGTATTCGCTCCCCGGCTTGTGGCGGCGTTGACGGCCTGCCTGTTTGCGGCCCACCCTCTTCATGTGGAGTCCGTGGCCTGGCTGGCCGCGCGCAAGGAGGTTCTTTGCGGTCTTTTCTTCTTTCTCAGTTTCTGGTTTTTTCTCCGGATAGACGCATGGACAGGATCGAAACGATATCTCGGCCTTGGAGCGAGCTTTGTTTCATACCTTCTGGCCTCGTTAAGCAAGCCCACCGCGGCATCGCTTCCGTTGGTGATCCTGGCGACCGATCTGATCCTTGTGCGGCCTTCCCTGGAGCAGTGGAAGAAACGAATCTGGATTCACATACCGTTTTGGGTCCCGGCCGTGGGAGCGGCGTTGTATTTCAGTTTTATCGCCGGAACCACGAAGACGATTCTGGCCGATTTACCCCTGCTGCAAAGGCTTATCGACGTAAATGTAGTCCTGTCGCACTATCTTAAAACGCTTGTTGCGCCCGTAGGGCTCTCCGCGAGGTATGCCTTTGACTGGAGCATACCGGTTACGGATCCGTCCGTCCTGATCGGCGCCGTTTTCCAACTGATTTTGGCGGCATGTTTTGTTCTGTTCCTACGTCGGAACCGGCTTGTGGCTTTCTGGATCGCGTGGTTCTATATCAACTTCTTGCCGACTTCCGGGATCATTCCGATTTCCATACAAGCGGCGGATCGATATATCTTCATATCCTCCCTGGCCTTCTGCTGTGTGGTAACCATGGCCGCCCTGAAGGTGAGCGATAAGGCCTTTGCCCGCTCAAAGGCGGTGGGCCGGAATGTGGGCCCGGCCTTTCTGGTGTGTGTGATTGCGATCTTTTCCGTGCTCTCGGTCAGACAATCCGGAATATGGCGCGATGACATGACCCTGTGGACGCATACGGCGGCGGTGAGCCCTTCGGATCTGTCCTATTACAGCCTTGGAGAAGCGTACCGGAGGAGAAACGACCTGGAACAGGCCAAACACTATTATCAGACGTCTTTGAACGCCAACCCCAGGTTTTTACAGGCTTTGAACGGACTTGGGAACATCATGCTATTAGAGAAAGATATCCGCAAAGCCGAATCCCTTTACCTCAAAGCCCTGGAAGTGGATCCCGAATACCGTCATGCGCACCGACATCTGGCCATCGTGTATATTACCTTAAGGGACTTCGACCGGGCCCTGGTCCATGCGGAGCAAGCCTTTCGCGCTTACGAACATGACTCGGTTCTCCTGGACATGTTGTGCCTGCTCTATCTCAGGAAAGGCGATTCATATAAGCTGAGAGAGATGGCCACCAGACTGAATGCCTACGAGTCGGACCGGGTAAACGCCCTGATTTACCTGTTCCGTGCGTACCAAGGAATAGGTGACACGCAAGGCGCGATGAAATTCAGGTCCGAGGCGTATGAGTTGGACCCCGAGAAAGCACGAAAAACAGAGAGAATCACCGCTGCTGCGATGAAAGGTTATCGCTAG